The following are from one region of the Biomphalaria glabrata chromosome 12, xgBioGlab47.1, whole genome shotgun sequence genome:
- the LOC106075253 gene encoding BTB/POZ domain-containing adapter for CUL3-mediated RhoA degradation protein 3-like produces MSGASANQALASCPVSSPSDSKYVKLNVGGTLHLTTIDTLCKQDTMLRAMFSGRMDVLHDVEGWVLIDRCGKHFGSILSFLRDGSITLPDSRRELDELLQEAKYYCVQDLVRQIDTAMNIHEPEPICQVPLITSQKEEQMLVSKTSKPVVKLICNRHNNKYSYTSMSDDNLLKNMELFDKLCLRFNGRVLFIKDVIGSNEICCWSFYGHGQKIGEVCCTSIVYGTDKKHTKVEFPEARIFEETLNVLLYEHRGKGPDAELMQATRGYRDHGTGYHSDDEEDKLDRALRRK; encoded by the exons ATGTCTGGAGCCTCTGCTAACCAGGCCTTAGCATCTTGCCCCGTCTCCTCACCATCCGACTCCAAGTATGTCAAGCTGAATGTTGGGGGTACACTGCACTTAACCACCATTGATACACTCTGTAAACAAGACACAATGTTGAGGGCCATGTTTAGCGGAAGAATGGATGTCCTGCATGATGTTGAAG GATGGGTCCTAATTGACAGGTGTGGTAAACATTTTGGATCTATCCTGTCATTCCTAAGAGATGGTTCGATCACATTGCCGGATTCTAGAAGAGAACTTGATGAATTGTTACAAGAAGCTAAATATTACTGTGTTCAAGATTTGG TGAGACAGATAGACACAGCCATGAACATCCATGAACCAGAGCCTATCTGTCAAGTCCCACTGATCACATCACAAAAGGAAGAACAGATGCTGGTATCCAAGACATCCAAG cCTGTAGTGAAATTAATCTGTAATCGTCACAATAACAAGTATTCCTATACAAg CATGTCTGATGATAATCTGTTAAAAAACATGGAGCTGTTTGACAAGCTATGTCTTCGGTTCAATGGGCGTGTCCTGTTCATCAAAGATGTTATTGGCAGTAATGAGATCTGCTGCTGGTCATTCTATGGGCATGGGCAGAAGATTGGAGAAGTCTGCTGTACATCCATTGTTTATGGTACAGACAAGAAACACACAAAG GTTGAGTTTCCAGAAGCCAGAATCTTTGAAGAAACATTAAACGTTTTGCTGTATGAACACAGAGGGAAAGGACCAGATGCTGAACTCATGCAAGCTACTAGAGGATACAGGGATCATGGCACTGGATACCATAGCGATGATGAGGAGGACAAGCTAGATAGGGCCTTGCGCAGAAAGTAA